The region GAGCTGTTCCGGGCACACCGGGACAACAAGGCCCCTTTTAAAGGCCTCAACAACAGCTTCGAGCCTGTTGTTCCCCCCGTTGTACTTGCAGTCGAAGCCCACGAGGCACGCACTAACAATCAACCTCTTCACCTTTCCCTCACCGTTACCTGGTGGTATGGGGAGGTTGAAAGGGTATAAGCAGCCTCCCGGAGCTGTTGAAGGGTAACAGATTTAACAAGGTCAAGGAACTTTTCATCGTAGTCGGCGCCGAGTCCGAGAGCCTCCCAAAAACCCAAATACCAAGCCCTGCGGGAGCGGCTCTCGTGGTCGAGGAGGTAGGTTCCCTCAAAGTAGCGCACGGCCCTCTCAAGGTGCTCTTCGGTTATGAGGTCGGGCAGGCTCCTCAGCAGGTTACCCAGGTCCCTTTCAAGCTTCCCCTCCTTCTCGGGGGAAGTTCCCACGTAGAGGAGAAGCCGGGCAGTTGAGAGCCTGCTCGGGTAGAGGGAGCCCGTAGAGTAGGCATAGCCCCTCTTCTCCCTGAGTTCCTGAAAGAGCAGGGAGCCTATCCCCTCACCTATTACGGTGTTGAGGAGCTTGTAAACCGGGTAGAGGGGATGGTTAACAGGCGGAGCTTCAAACGCAATCATGACAAAGGTTTGAGCGGAACCGGCCCGGTTAACAACTTCTACAACGGGCTCTTTTATGGGAGCCTCAAAAACCGGCCTGGAAACCGACGCCGAGGGGAGCTGCTCAAGCAGGGCGGCGACCCTGTCGAGCTCTTTAGCCTTACCCGAAAGGGCAAGGACGCTACCCTCGGGGAAGAAGGTAGAGAAGTAGTAGTCGCGGGCTCCGTCGGCCGTTACCGAGGATACACTCTCTACCGTTCCGTAGGGCATACGGCCGTAAGGGGTCTCCCTGTAGGTGAGCCTCATAAGCTCCTCGTACGCAAGCGTAAAGGAGCTCTCGCTTTTTGAGCGTATTGAGGCGATTAGGGCTTCCTTCTCAACGGCGAAGCTCTCTTGCTCAAAACAAGGGTTCAAAGCAGTCTCAACGAAGAGCTCGAAGTAGGGCAGGGTGTACTCTGAAACCAGCTGAAACCGAAGTGCAGAGTAGTCTAAGGAGACTTCGGGAACGAAGGCACTCCCCATAGGGTCCTGTAAGGTAGCAAACTCAACGAGAGAGCGCTTCGAGCTCCTTTTAAAGGCCGAGCGAAGGGCAAGCAGGGTGATTCCCTCTACCGGCTCAACAGAAGCTCCGGCAGGTGTAAAGAGGGCAGCTGCAAGTAGCTCTACCGTTGGGTCTTCGTGGAAGAGAAGCTTGAGTCTGCCGGCCTGCAGAAGCTCCATCAGAAATCCTCCAGTGCCGGAACGGCCGGAAGGGAGTTGTAGTCTGCCCCCTCAACAACCACCTTCCTCCCCTCTCTCTTCACCCTGCCGTCGGCAAACCACTTAACAACCTGAGGGTAAAGCCTGTGCTCCCAAGGCAACACCTTATCCGCCAGCGATTCAGGCGTATCCTCGGGCGACACGGGAACGGCACACTGAGCCACTACGGGGCCGGTATCTACCCCCTTATCGACAAGGTGAACGGTAACCCCCGAAATTTTCACCCCGTAAGTTACCGCCTGCCAGTGGGGCTTCAGCCCCGGGAAGGAGGGGAGGAGGGAAGGGTGAATGTTGAGAACTCTGTCGGGGAAGGCGTCTACGAAAAGGCCCGAAACAAGTAGGTTGTAACCTGCAAGGCAGATAAGGTCTGCCCCTACTCTCTTTAGAATTTCCACAAGGCGTCTGTCGTAGTCTTCCCGGCTGGGGAAGGAGAAGGGGTCAACGTAAATCCAGTTAACGCCGAGCTTCTCGGCTCTTTGAACCGCCTCGGCAGTTCGCCTGTTCACAATGAGAAGGGCAAACTCGGCGTTAATCTTCCCTTCAAGAATGGCCCGGGCAATGGCCTCAAAGTTTGAGCCCCTTCCGGAGGCTAAAACGGCAACCCTCATTTCAAAACCACTCGCCCCCTTCCCTCTACAATCTCTCCTATCCTGAAGACCTTCTCGCCCATTTCCGAAAGTAGCTGCCGTGCCCTGTCGGCGTGCTGGGGAGAGACGATAACAACGTAACCTATCCCCATGTTGAAGGTTTTAAACATTTCCTCTTCCGGAACGTTACCTTTTTCTTGGATAAACTTAAAGATAGGTAGAAAGGGCCAACTCCCCTTCTCGATTACGGCATCTACCCCCTCAGGGAGAACCCTGACAAGGTTACCCGGAATACCCCCTCCGGTTATGTGGGCCATCCCCTTAACGGGAACCTCTTCAAGGAGCTTCAAAACGGACTTAACGTAAATCCTGGTAGGCTCTAAAAGGGCTTCGTAAACTTTGGAGTGAAGCTCCTCAACGTAGTCATCAACCTTCAAACCGAGAACCTCAAAAAAGAGCTTCCTCACCAGAGAGTAGCCGTTACTGTGGATTCCCGAAGAGGCAAGGCCCAAAACCACATCGCCGGGAGATATACTCTCTCCGGTAACGTAATCCTCCCTCTCAACAACTCCCACCACAAAGCCGGCAAGGTCGTACTCCCCTTCGGGGTAAAAGTCGGGCATTTCGGCCGTTTCCCCGCCTATAAGGGCACAGCCGGCAATCTCACACCCCTTTGCAATCCCTTTAACAACGTCTGCTGCAACATCTACAGAGAGCTTCCCGGTGGCAAAGTAATCGAGGAAGAAAAGGGGTTTGGCCCCCACTGTGAGGATATCGTTAACGCACATGGCAACGAGGTCTATTCCCACCGTATCGTGAACGTTGGCCATCTGAGCAACTTTTAACTTGGTTCCCACACCGTCGGTTCCCGAGACCAAAACGGGCTCCCTGTAGCCCTTAGGCATCAAGTATCCGGCTCCAAAGCCACCTATACCGGCAAGAACGTTGGAGTCAAAAGTCCTCTTGGCAAAGGGCTTTATCCTCTCAACCAGAGTCTCTCCGGCCTCTATATCAACACCGGCATCCTTATAAGTCAGCTGTCTCTTCTCCATCACCTACTCCCCGTAGTTAAATTCTCCGTCAAAATATATTGGAACCTCAAAGGCAAA is a window of Thermovibrio ammonificans HB-1 DNA encoding:
- the purN gene encoding phosphoribosylglycinamide formyltransferase, translating into MRVAVLASGRGSNFEAIARAILEGKINAEFALLIVNRRTAEAVQRAEKLGVNWIYVDPFSFPSREDYDRRLVEILKRVGADLICLAGYNLLVSGLFVDAFPDRVLNIHPSLLPSFPGLKPHWQAVTYGVKISGVTVHLVDKGVDTGPVVAQCAVPVSPEDTPESLADKVLPWEHRLYPQVVKWFADGRVKREGRKVVVEGADYNSLPAVPALEDF
- a CDS encoding M16 family metallopeptidase; the encoded protein is MELLQAGRLKLLFHEDPTVELLAAALFTPAGASVEPVEGITLLALRSAFKRSSKRSLVEFATLQDPMGSAFVPEVSLDYSALRFQLVSEYTLPYFELFVETALNPCFEQESFAVEKEALIASIRSKSESSFTLAYEELMRLTYRETPYGRMPYGTVESVSSVTADGARDYYFSTFFPEGSVLALSGKAKELDRVAALLEQLPSASVSRPVFEAPIKEPVVEVVNRAGSAQTFVMIAFEAPPVNHPLYPVYKLLNTVIGEGIGSLLFQELREKRGYAYSTGSLYPSRLSTARLLLYVGTSPEKEGKLERDLGNLLRSLPDLITEEHLERAVRYFEGTYLLDHESRSRRAWYLGFWEALGLGADYDEKFLDLVKSVTLQQLREAAYTLSTSPYHQVTVRER
- the purM gene encoding phosphoribosylformylglycinamidine cyclo-ligase, whose translation is MTYKDAGVDIEAGETLVERIKPFAKRTFDSNVLAGIGGFGAGYLMPKGYREPVLVSGTDGVGTKLKVAQMANVHDTVGIDLVAMCVNDILTVGAKPLFFLDYFATGKLSVDVAADVVKGIAKGCEIAGCALIGGETAEMPDFYPEGEYDLAGFVVGVVEREDYVTGESISPGDVVLGLASSGIHSNGYSLVRKLFFEVLGLKVDDYVEELHSKVYEALLEPTRIYVKSVLKLLEEVPVKGMAHITGGGIPGNLVRVLPEGVDAVIEKGSWPFLPIFKFIQEKGNVPEEEMFKTFNMGIGYVVIVSPQHADRARQLLSEMGEKVFRIGEIVEGRGRVVLK